From a region of the Seleniivibrio woodruffii genome:
- a CDS encoding HyaD/HybD family hydrogenase maturation endopeptidase has product MQVVVFGAGNLLLSDEGLGVHLVRRMNEKYLPSDDVEFYDGGTMGILATHKLEETAHVIIVDSLDATGEAGELRVYKKEDIMLERIPAKMSPHQIGLQEVLTLSEMRGNAPETITFYGVIPGSLESSVELSPEVEKRLDEIEALIIEELKSMDIYLSPVIAA; this is encoded by the coding sequence ATGCAGGTGGTGGTCTTCGGAGCAGGAAATCTGCTCTTAAGTGACGAGGGACTCGGAGTTCATCTCGTCAGACGGATGAATGAGAAATATCTTCCCTCAGATGACGTCGAGTTTTACGACGGCGGCACTATGGGAATCCTTGCTACCCACAAACTTGAGGAGACCGCTCACGTGATTATCGTGGACAGCCTTGATGCGACCGGAGAAGCAGGCGAACTGAGAGTTTATAAGAAAGAGGATATCATGCTGGAGCGTATTCCTGCTAAGATGTCCCCCCATCAGATCGGTCTGCAGGAAGTGCTGACCCTCAGCGAAATGAGAGGAAACGCACCCGAAACGATAACATTTTACGGTGTTATCCCCGGAAGCCTCGAAAGCTCGGTGGAACTCAGCCCCGAGGTTGAGAAAAGGCTGGACGAGATCGAAGCCCTCATTATCGAAGAACTTAAAAGTATGGACATATATTTGTCGCCCGTTATAGCGGCATAA
- a CDS encoding nickel-dependent hydrogenase large subunit has product MSNRITIDPITRIEGHLRIDFEVAGGKVSKAWSSAQMWRGIEKILLGRDPRDAWVFAQRFCGVCTTVHAISSIRSVENAFNVEVPLNAQLVRNIIIAQHSLQDHIVHFYHLSALDWVDIVSALSADPKKTAQLAQSISDWPGNSETEFKAVKEKLAAFVQTGRLGIFGSGYWGHPAMKLPPEVNLLATAHYLKALDYQKKAAAAVAILGGKNPHIQNLCMGGVATAINFDNEATLNMERVALLRSLMTETRDFVKKVLFNDVVAIGSMYKDWFTYGRGVDNYLAVPEFPLDSKMTKFDMSGGIIHGGDLKNFRKLTNHSDEALINGITESTAHAWYKKDTPKHPYEGVTEPEYTDFEPEGRYTWCKAPRLDGRPVQVGPIAQILASYAAGDKEVVAIVDSVCSKLGISVNALQSTMGRHVTRAIRSVIMADKSLKYLDMLIDNYSKGDTVYANHVEMPKGEYQGVGFHEAPRGTLSHWMVVEDRKLKNYQAVVPSTWNAGPRDENGAAGPYEASIQGNPVADAHKPLEVIRTVHSFDPCIACAVHSIDPEGKELVNVKVR; this is encoded by the coding sequence ATGTCCAATAGAATCACAATCGACCCGATCACCCGTATTGAAGGACACCTCCGCATCGATTTCGAAGTTGCAGGCGGCAAGGTTTCTAAGGCATGGTCCTCTGCACAGATGTGGAGAGGTATCGAAAAAATCCTTCTGGGCCGCGACCCCAGAGATGCGTGGGTTTTCGCACAGAGATTCTGCGGCGTTTGTACTACAGTACACGCTATCAGCTCAATCCGCTCTGTTGAAAACGCATTCAACGTTGAAGTACCCCTGAACGCTCAGCTTGTGCGTAACATCATTATCGCACAGCACTCGCTTCAGGACCACATAGTTCACTTCTACCATCTGTCAGCACTTGACTGGGTAGACATTGTTTCTGCTCTTTCCGCAGATCCCAAAAAGACTGCACAGCTTGCTCAGTCTATCTCTGACTGGCCCGGAAACAGCGAAACAGAATTCAAAGCCGTTAAAGAAAAACTGGCTGCCTTCGTTCAGACAGGCAGACTGGGCATCTTCGGCTCAGGATACTGGGGTCACCCCGCAATGAAACTTCCGCCCGAAGTTAACCTGCTTGCCACAGCACACTACCTGAAAGCACTTGACTATCAGAAAAAAGCTGCGGCTGCCGTTGCTATCCTCGGCGGAAAGAACCCCCACATCCAGAACCTCTGCATGGGCGGCGTTGCAACTGCGATCAACTTCGACAACGAAGCTACACTGAACATGGAGCGTGTTGCTCTGCTCAGAAGCCTCATGACCGAAACAAGAGACTTCGTTAAAAAAGTCCTCTTCAACGACGTTGTTGCCATCGGTTCCATGTACAAAGACTGGTTCACTTACGGACGCGGCGTAGACAACTACCTCGCTGTTCCTGAGTTCCCCCTTGATTCTAAAATGACTAAGTTCGACATGTCCGGCGGTATCATCCACGGCGGCGACCTTAAAAACTTCCGTAAGCTGACAAACCACTCAGACGAAGCACTCATCAACGGCATCACTGAGTCAACAGCTCACGCATGGTACAAAAAAGACACTCCCAAACATCCCTATGAAGGCGTTACTGAGCCCGAATACACTGACTTCGAACCCGAAGGCAGATACACATGGTGCAAGGCTCCCCGTCTGGACGGCAGACCTGTTCAGGTAGGCCCGATAGCTCAGATCCTCGCTTCCTATGCAGCAGGCGACAAAGAAGTGGTAGCTATCGTTGACTCGGTTTGCAGCAAACTTGGCATCAGCGTAAACGCTCTTCAGTCTACTATGGGACGCCACGTAACACGTGCTATCCGCTCTGTTATCATGGCTGACAAATCCCTTAAATACCTTGATATGCTTATTGACAACTATTCAAAAGGCGATACAGTATACGCTAACCATGTTGAAATGCCTAAAGGCGAATATCAGGGCGTTGGTTTCCACGAAGCACCCAGAGGTACACTGTCACACTGGATGGTTGTGGAAGACAGAAAACTTAAAAACTATCAGGCTGTTGTTCCCTCAACATGGAACGCCGGCCCCAGAGACGAAAACGGCGCAGCAGGACCCTATGAAGCAAGTATTCAGGGCAACCCCGTTGCAGACGCTCACAAGCCTCTGGAAGTTATCAGAACAGTGCACTCTTTTGACCCCTGTATAGCTTGTGCTGTACACTCAATCGACCCCGAGGGCAAAGAGCTTGTAAACGTGAAGGTGAGATAA
- the hybB gene encoding Ni/Fe-hydrogenase cytochrome b subunit, with the protein MAGNHNDYQVHKAKILTPAFYVLLFFTLLGFMLIAYRFVMGIGAVSNLSDGYPWGIWIAYDVATSTAFACGGYAMALVIYIMNRMKYHPLIRSALVTSMFGYMLAGMSVMVDVGRYWNAYSFFMPSRWQPNSVMFEVAVCIMAYNVVLIIEVMPAILERFIHMKENKFPKLKHYAMIIYPKLDKVLIFIVILGITLPSMHQSSLGSMLIIAKSKLNPIWHTQILPLLFIINALYIGYATVIFESFASSMAFKRPFEKEVQQLSRIIPYVTGIWLSVRFIDLYIRGQLSAAFAGDYYSWMFLAELLLILTGTYILMWKQYRQSPRMVFIAAMLLMIGGGWYRFNVYIIGFKPHGNWSYFPSLPEFFITVGLVAFEILGYMVLIKLFPIMPKVHGEHGSDAAKAH; encoded by the coding sequence ATGGCCGGAAATCACAACGACTATCAGGTACATAAGGCGAAGATACTTACTCCCGCCTTCTATGTGCTCCTTTTCTTCACGCTTCTCGGCTTTATGCTCATTGCATACAGATTTGTAATGGGTATCGGCGCTGTTTCCAACCTGTCCGACGGCTACCCCTGGGGTATCTGGATCGCTTATGACGTTGCAACATCAACGGCATTCGCATGCGGCGGTTATGCGATGGCACTTGTCATCTACATCATGAACAGAATGAAATACCACCCCCTTATCCGTTCCGCACTGGTCACCAGTATGTTCGGTTATATGCTGGCGGGTATGTCTGTTATGGTCGACGTGGGCCGTTACTGGAACGCATACAGCTTCTTCATGCCTTCACGCTGGCAGCCCAACTCGGTAATGTTTGAAGTTGCCGTTTGTATCATGGCGTACAACGTGGTTCTTATCATCGAAGTTATGCCTGCGATACTTGAGCGCTTCATCCACATGAAGGAGAACAAGTTCCCCAAGCTGAAACACTACGCTATGATCATCTATCCTAAACTTGACAAGGTTCTGATTTTCATAGTTATTCTGGGTATCACCCTGCCCTCTATGCACCAGTCTTCACTCGGCTCAATGCTTATCATTGCCAAGTCGAAGCTGAACCCCATATGGCACACACAGATACTCCCCCTGCTGTTCATAATCAATGCACTTTACATCGGTTATGCTACTGTAATCTTTGAATCCTTCGCTTCATCGATGGCATTCAAAAGACCTTTCGAGAAAGAGGTTCAGCAGCTTTCCAGAATCATTCCCTACGTAACCGGAATCTGGCTGTCTGTCCGCTTCATCGACCTCTACATCAGAGGCCAGCTGAGCGCAGCTTTCGCCGGAGACTACTACTCATGGATGTTCCTTGCAGAGCTTCTTCTGATTCTGACAGGTACATACATACTTATGTGGAAACAGTACAGACAGTCACCCAGAATGGTGTTCATCGCTGCGATGCTCCTCATGATAGGCGGCGGCTGGTATCGTTTCAACGTGTATATCATCGGCTTTAAGCCCCACGGCAACTGGAGCTATTTCCCTTCACTGCCGGAATTCTTTATCACAGTCGGTCTCGTAGCTTTCGAGATCTTGGGATACATGGTGCTTATCAAACTGTTCCCGATCATGCCCAAAGTTCACGGCGAGCATGGTTCGGACGCAGCAAAAGCGCATTAA
- the hybA gene encoding hydrogenase 2 operon protein HybA — MMKKTRRDFLKTAAAGGALMLAPLSVQAQQEIKADDEAVGMFYDSTLCVGCKACVSKCKAVNDMAAAPMPGDSDRLWDAPEDLDYRTRNIIKLYKNEEDVNDHAYVKHQCMHCIKPACVSACPVSAMVKEEGTGIVFYDKNICIGCRYCQVACPFNIPKFEWPETFPKIVKCDLCKFTNLKLKNIPACCEVCPTNAVIYGKRKDLLAEAKRRQAANPGKYQKAIYGEFEVGGTNVIYLAGTSFENLGFPKLDHESAALMSEHVQHTVYKGFIAPVALYGFLAFIALKNRKSADQVAHEHEVEHELEVEIQHELEKEKEEKKEGKH, encoded by the coding sequence ATGATGAAGAAGACAAGGCGTGATTTCCTGAAAACTGCCGCCGCAGGCGGAGCACTTATGCTTGCTCCCCTGAGTGTTCAGGCGCAGCAAGAAATCAAAGCCGATGACGAAGCCGTAGGCATGTTCTATGACTCGACACTTTGCGTCGGCTGTAAGGCGTGCGTATCAAAGTGCAAGGCAGTCAACGACATGGCAGCCGCTCCCATGCCCGGAGACAGCGACAGGCTGTGGGATGCTCCCGAAGATCTTGACTACCGCACCAGAAACATCATCAAACTCTACAAAAACGAGGAAGATGTTAACGACCACGCTTATGTTAAACACCAGTGCATGCATTGCATCAAACCGGCCTGCGTTTCCGCTTGCCCCGTTAGTGCAATGGTTAAAGAAGAAGGCACCGGTATCGTATTTTATGACAAAAACATTTGCATCGGCTGCAGATACTGTCAGGTTGCCTGTCCGTTCAACATTCCCAAGTTCGAATGGCCGGAGACTTTCCCCAAGATAGTAAAATGCGACCTTTGCAAGTTTACCAACCTGAAGCTGAAGAACATTCCCGCATGCTGCGAGGTCTGCCCCACGAATGCTGTTATCTACGGCAAACGCAAAGACCTTCTTGCAGAAGCGAAACGCCGTCAGGCTGCGAACCCCGGAAAATATCAGAAAGCTATTTACGGTGAGTTCGAAGTGGGCGGAACAAACGTTATCTACCTTGCAGGTACATCGTTTGAAAACCTCGGCTTCCCCAAACTGGACCACGAATCTGCAGCTCTTATGTCCGAACACGTTCAGCACACGGTCTACAAAGGCTTCATAGCCCCCGTTGCGCTTTACGGCTTCCTCGCTTTCATAGCCCTGAAAAACAGAAAATCTGCTGATCAGGTTGCTCATGAGCACGAGGTTGAGCACGAGCTGGAAGTTGAAATTCAGCACGAGCTGGAAAAAGAGAAAGAAGAGAAGAAGGAGGGCAAACACTAA
- a CDS encoding hydrogenase small subunit has product MSDNTLFSTGLHRRDFLRLTAGLTALMGLPYAMHTKVAEAATADNRPPVIWLHFQECTGCTESLIRSGHPDPAALILDLISLDYQETLMVGSGHQAEKSLEDSMKANWGKYILVVEGAVPLAKDGIYCKVAGKTAVDSLRDVSEGAAAVICIGTCAAFGGVQAADPNPTQAVSAASLIKDKPVINIPGCPPSPYNLLATILYYLTFKKLPKLDKLNRPEFAYGRRIHEHCERRPHFDAGRFAEQFGDKGHSEGYCLYKLGCKGPVTFANCSVQRFNDVGVWPVSMGHPCIGCTEPDVMFHTSIYDKPQIHEVTPPDTYPNANPAPRGKGADPVTTGVIGMVAGAAIAASAIMANKLPKGGDDEEDKA; this is encoded by the coding sequence ATGTCTGATAACACTCTGTTCAGCACAGGGCTCCACAGACGTGATTTCCTGCGTCTTACCGCAGGTCTGACCGCTCTGATGGGTCTTCCTTACGCTATGCACACAAAGGTTGCAGAGGCAGCCACAGCGGACAACAGACCGCCCGTAATCTGGCTTCACTTCCAGGAATGTACAGGCTGCACCGAATCTCTCATCCGCTCCGGCCATCCGGACCCCGCTGCTCTGATCCTTGATCTCATCTCACTTGACTATCAGGAAACACTTATGGTCGGTTCCGGCCATCAGGCTGAGAAATCACTTGAAGACAGCATGAAAGCCAACTGGGGCAAATACATCCTCGTGGTTGAAGGTGCGGTTCCTCTGGCAAAAGACGGTATCTACTGCAAAGTTGCAGGCAAAACAGCCGTTGACTCACTCAGAGATGTTTCAGAAGGCGCTGCAGCGGTTATCTGCATCGGAACCTGCGCTGCTTTCGGCGGTGTTCAGGCAGCCGACCCCAACCCCACACAGGCTGTTTCGGCCGCAAGCCTTATCAAAGACAAGCCCGTGATCAACATTCCCGGATGTCCTCCCAGCCCCTACAACCTGCTGGCGACCATCCTTTACTACCTGACTTTCAAAAAACTGCCTAAACTTGACAAACTCAACAGACCCGAGTTCGCATACGGCAGAAGAATACACGAACACTGCGAGCGCAGACCTCACTTCGATGCAGGCCGTTTTGCAGAACAGTTCGGCGACAAAGGCCACTCAGAAGGCTACTGTCTCTACAAACTGGGCTGTAAAGGTCCCGTTACTTTTGCAAACTGCTCAGTTCAGAGATTCAACGACGTAGGCGTATGGCCTGTTTCAATGGGTCACCCCTGCATCGGCTGTACAGAGCCCGACGTTATGTTCCACACGTCAATATATGACAAACCCCAAATCCACGAAGTTACTCCGCCCGATACATACCCCAACGCTAACCCCGCTCCCCGCGGCAAAGGTGCTGATCCGGTCACTACCGGTGTAATCGGCATGGTAGCAGGCGCTGCTATCGCTGCAAGTGCGATAATGGCGAACAAGCTGCCTAAAGGAGGGGATGATGAAGAAGACAAGGCGTGA
- a CDS encoding clostripain-related cysteine peptidase encodes MNTKPKPPIFRGTQIRLSILLLLLSVSLLPAFASESWTLAFYLADGEHFYKEQQANVKEICADPDLKNVNIVFLHDRQKTTADKSNLKDMTYVSDCKGFIDIPDLGTETYSTETIKKFFSYVKANYRSDRYFYSITAHGMPPYMSRSGSLNALHIQQALKGIEPDVLGLDMCYLGSLESLLVLNGTADYIVSASTTLPAAGNDFTVFINYFQKHHKVSPKYAARAYLKGYRVSYKDTTQPLTVFITKTGEELNRTAGLFYDSLRKLTVRMHNRLPENPVTLFGINGDLTAVLRQINVNYQDTFIEYFSKGSSLEGTAVYFPARYGILNKTAYGYRLFLRQQGLSQAWLNHLTK; translated from the coding sequence ATGAACACAAAACCGAAACCTCCCATATTCAGGGGGACGCAGATTAGGCTCTCTATACTTCTGTTACTGCTTTCCGTCTCTCTTCTGCCAGCCTTCGCATCCGAAAGCTGGACTCTGGCTTTCTATCTGGCGGACGGCGAACACTTTTACAAAGAACAGCAGGCCAACGTCAAAGAGATATGCGCAGACCCTGACCTTAAAAACGTCAATATAGTTTTCCTCCACGACAGACAGAAAACAACTGCCGACAAATCAAACCTTAAAGACATGACATACGTTTCCGACTGCAAGGGATTCATAGATATCCCTGACCTCGGAACGGAAACCTACAGTACGGAAACCATTAAAAAATTCTTTTCATATGTTAAGGCAAACTACAGATCAGACAGGTATTTCTACTCAATAACAGCTCACGGGATGCCTCCCTACATGAGCAGATCCGGCTCTCTGAACGCTCTTCATATTCAGCAGGCACTGAAAGGCATTGAGCCTGATGTGCTGGGGCTTGATATGTGCTATCTTGGCAGTCTGGAATCATTGCTCGTTCTAAACGGAACCGCCGACTACATAGTATCCGCATCCACCACTCTTCCAGCTGCGGGAAACGATTTTACTGTGTTCATAAACTATTTTCAAAAACATCATAAAGTTTCGCCAAAATATGCCGCAAGGGCTTATCTGAAAGGCTACAGAGTCTCCTATAAGGACACTACACAACCCCTCACCGTTTTCATTACCAAGACCGGCGAGGAGCTTAACAGAACAGCAGGTCTATTTTATGACAGTTTAAGAAAACTCACTGTCAGAATGCATAACAGACTGCCCGAAAACCCCGTTACCCTGTTCGGAATAAACGGTGATCTCACAGCAGTTCTCAGGCAGATAAATGTTAACTATCAGGACACATTCATTGAGTATTTCTCAAAAGGGTCATCCCTCGAAGGCACTGCGGTATACTTCCCGGCCAGATATGGCATACTGAACAAAACTGCTTACGGCTACAGGCTTTTTCTCAGACAGCAAGGACTCTCTCAGGCATGGCTCAACCACCTGACAAAGTAA
- the pyk gene encoding pyruvate kinase encodes MRRTKIVATIGPSSCDRETLSKLIDAGMNVARLNFSHGTHESHGEMINTIRELSAKKGAAVTILQDLCGPKIRLGILPEEGVLLKADETCVLASEEFAQDGALPVQYPNLAEDLNIGDRVLLADGTMELKVEGIDGHKVICRIIVGGRAFTKKGVNMPSTNLSIVAFTEKDRADLIFGIEKGVDAVALSFVRSAADLVKIRSLISKHDHQPLLIAKIEKPQAVHNLDEILPMVDGIMVARGDLGVEMPLYEVPVIQKQIIRKARKEGKITITATQMLKSMVSSFQPTRAECTDVANAMFDGTCGIMLSEETASGEYPVEAVNVMNRLANATESHINNDFDISSSETHTKSVSWAVGRSASWLAKDLDAKAIVAYTESGFTVASVSRFRPVCPILGLTPNDSTYSKLNMFWGVTPGHCGKFADLDELFANAAEFAVSKGLAKSGDRIIITAGTPLGVRGSTNIVKVFEI; translated from the coding sequence GTGAGACGAACCAAAATTGTGGCAACCATAGGTCCCTCTTCCTGTGACAGGGAGACCCTTTCAAAACTCATAGATGCGGGAATGAACGTCGCCCGCCTGAATTTTTCACACGGAACCCACGAATCCCACGGAGAGATGATAAACACCATCAGAGAGCTTTCCGCCAAAAAAGGTGCGGCAGTAACCATCCTTCAGGATCTCTGCGGCCCCAAGATACGCCTCGGAATACTTCCAGAGGAGGGAGTGCTTCTTAAGGCGGACGAAACCTGTGTGCTCGCTTCCGAAGAGTTTGCACAGGACGGCGCACTGCCCGTTCAGTATCCCAATCTGGCCGAAGACCTGAACATCGGCGACAGGGTTCTTCTGGCTGACGGAACAATGGAGCTTAAGGTGGAGGGCATCGACGGGCACAAAGTCATCTGCCGAATAATCGTCGGAGGCAGAGCATTCACCAAAAAGGGCGTTAACATGCCCTCAACGAACCTCAGCATAGTGGCCTTCACCGAGAAAGACCGTGCCGACCTCATCTTCGGCATAGAGAAGGGAGTGGATGCAGTGGCTCTGTCGTTTGTGCGAAGTGCCGCCGACCTCGTTAAAATACGTTCGCTGATATCAAAACACGACCATCAGCCCCTGCTGATTGCAAAAATAGAAAAACCTCAGGCTGTCCACAACCTTGACGAGATACTCCCCATGGTTGACGGCATAATGGTTGCCAGAGGCGACCTCGGCGTGGAAATGCCCCTTTATGAAGTTCCGGTAATCCAGAAACAGATAATCAGAAAAGCCCGCAAAGAGGGCAAAATAACCATAACCGCCACCCAGATGCTCAAGAGCATGGTGAGCAGCTTCCAGCCCACCCGTGCGGAATGTACGGACGTGGCAAACGCCATGTTCGACGGCACATGCGGCATAATGCTCTCCGAAGAGACCGCATCGGGAGAATATCCCGTTGAGGCGGTGAACGTTATGAACAGGCTGGCCAATGCCACCGAAAGCCACATAAACAACGACTTCGATATATCAAGCTCAGAAACGCACACCAAGTCAGTTTCCTGGGCTGTGGGACGTTCCGCAAGCTGGCTTGCGAAAGACCTTGATGCCAAGGCCATCGTAGCCTATACCGAATCCGGCTTCACGGTTGCGTCCGTGTCCCGTTTCCGCCCTGTCTGCCCCATCCTCGGCCTGACTCCCAACGACAGCACATACAGCAAGCTGAACATGTTCTGGGGAGTTACACCCGGTCATTGCGGAAAATTTGCAGACCTTGACGAACTTTTCGCCAATGCGGCAGAATTTGCCGTTTCAAAAGGGCTGGCAAAGTCCGGCGACAGAATAATAATCACCGCCGGAACACCCCTTGGTGTCAGAGGTTCAACAAACATAGTGAAGGTGTTCGAAATATAA
- a CDS encoding HesA/MoeB/ThiF family protein: MHDYNERYRRQMMMKDFTPEKQEKLKNASVFVGGIGGLGGATAAYLASAGIGRLVISHYGNLTETNMNRQLLMDINRVGEPRVDIAYENLMKINPDLKLEMHNVRLNDENTPELIKHCDIAMSARPNFPERLSLNKACVDKGIPMIEAAMDDMNGYLFTVMPHETPCLACNMPADDKDWKELGFGVLGAVSGTIGCLAAVEIIKIITGHGEPLNGRMMFIDFMKMRTVMPKLNRNPQCPVCSHK, encoded by the coding sequence ATGCACGACTACAACGAACGCTACAGACGCCAGATGATGATGAAGGATTTCACGCCGGAGAAGCAGGAGAAGCTGAAAAACGCCTCAGTTTTCGTGGGCGGAATCGGCGGGCTTGGCGGCGCAACGGCGGCGTATCTCGCCTCTGCTGGCATAGGCCGGCTGGTAATCTCACACTACGGAAACCTCACCGAAACCAACATGAACCGTCAGCTGCTCATGGACATAAACCGTGTGGGCGAGCCAAGGGTCGACATCGCCTATGAAAACCTGATGAAGATAAACCCCGATCTGAAACTGGAGATGCACAACGTCCGCCTGAACGACGAAAACACTCCTGAGCTGATAAAGCACTGCGACATAGCAATGTCCGCCCGCCCCAACTTCCCCGAACGTCTCTCGCTGAACAAAGCCTGTGTTGACAAAGGTATACCCATGATTGAGGCGGCAATGGACGACATGAACGGATACCTTTTCACTGTCATGCCCCATGAGACCCCATGCCTCGCCTGCAACATGCCCGCCGACGACAAGGACTGGAAAGAGCTGGGCTTCGGAGTGCTCGGCGCAGTTTCCGGAACCATAGGATGTCTGGCGGCGGTTGAGATAATCAAAATAATAACAGGCCACGGCGAACCGTTGAACGGCCGTATGATGTTCATCGATTTCATGAAAATGCGTACGGTGATGCCGAAGCTGAACCGTAATCCGCAGTGTCCCGTATGTTCGCATAAATAA
- the cas6f gene encoding type I-F CRISPR-associated endoribonuclease Cas6/Csy4: MQYYTDIKIQPNPEIAPQVVLNMLYEKLHLVLAEQKRNDVGISFPEADKNLGTVLRLHGELDPLQDVLEHRFVKVMQDYALVGRIKKIPEKTGYLLVSRVQAKSSPERLRRRSMKCLGLTEEQAKEKIPDSKAKFLDLPFIILNSRSTGQKFRLFIRQSEQTAGTAGEFSTYGLSTKATVPKF; encoded by the coding sequence ATGCAGTATTATACTGATATAAAAATTCAGCCGAATCCGGAGATTGCGCCGCAAGTGGTTCTGAATATGCTGTATGAAAAGCTACATCTGGTTCTGGCCGAACAAAAAAGAAACGATGTCGGGATAAGTTTTCCCGAAGCCGACAAAAACCTCGGCACAGTACTCAGGCTCCACGGGGAACTTGACCCACTTCAGGATGTTCTTGAACACAGATTTGTTAAAGTGATGCAGGATTACGCCTTGGTGGGCAGAATTAAAAAAATCCCTGAAAAAACAGGATATCTGCTTGTCAGCAGAGTTCAGGCAAAAAGCAGCCCGGAAAGGCTGCGCAGAAGAAGCATGAAATGTCTTGGGCTGACAGAAGAACAGGCAAAAGAAAAAATACCGGACAGCAAGGCTAAATTTCTGGATCTTCCGTTTATCATACTGAACAGCAGAAGCACGGGACAGAAATTCAGGCTATTCATAAGGCAATCCGAGCAGACAGCAGGCACAGCCGGAGAGTTCAGCACATACGGACTCAGCACAAAGGCCACAGTACCCAAATTCTGA